The DNA window CCTGATCTCCTTTGTAACGTACACATTCCATAGATGCTGTAAGGTTTCTAAAAGAATGTCCTCAGTACGGTACGGTCGACGGAAGGGAAACGCCAAAATTGGTTCCCCCGGCGGCGGCGTGCCGCACCGGACGCCGCGGGGGCCTGGTAGTGGCCCGtgggccggagtttgagacccctgatctaaGCTCTTGTGGCTCACAGTGCAAAACCTGCAGGCAAAGATTCACTAAATAATTAACTAAAGACGAGCTGTCAGAAGCTGCACGGGAAGAAAAGGCTTCACACGGACGTCCTGCAGACGCCGTTCGCCACAGTGCCGCTAAAACTAAACTAATGTCTCACGCTGTTGCATTTTCTTCTCTGATTTCTTCGActcgctctctcctctcgtctTGTCTTGTCCCTGCGTCCACACCAGACACACCCGTCTCTCCATTTCTAAGCCAGATGGCCGTCCCTCTCTTTAATAGAAGGGAGACGGTGAGTCAGCAAGGCTTCGGATGCTCTGATGAACGTCCGCGTCTTCACAGTGTGAAGAGGGACATAAAGTAGAAACCAAAGCCCAGTCAGTGCTTTTATCTCCATATACATTTTCGGTTCGTTCACATAAGATTGAAGAGTGTGTCCCACTCGTGACAAATAACCCTCCTGTTTATTTCAACGCGTCACAGAAAAGCTGCTTTAATATCATCAACATTATGACGTCCCTGGTCTGCTGGTTACGAACATGAACATGTCTCTCGCTCCTGTCCACCATCAGTCTTCACTTCTCTCTGACAAAATGTCCACCAACGCAGTAGGAGGGAGTGACGGTAGAAAGACGTTGGATTCATATCTCCGTCACACTCACTCCGCATCCTATCGAAGCAATCGCTTCGATAGGATGCTGACTCTCTTGGAAGGGATTTTTTATCACACTACGATTGAACactacatttttttctgtcctgATTGTGATCAAACGCCTACTGTGAAGTATGTATATTATTTAACTAGAGTTTCTCATATTgagaatatattatatttgtatatatgttGGCTTGTATTGACGTCTTGTTTACAGACGGAGCAGCTGAGATGAGTTCATTAGGCACTAGAGCAGTTTCTCTACCGTGTgacggaatgtgtttttttgtttgcttttgttgcGTGAAATAAAGCCCAAACGAATAGAACGCTGCTACACCTACTTCTACTTCTAGCCCGAGAAAAACAGGTTATTTCTGAGATGCATATTTAAGATATTCGCAAACCCAGCTGCTTTGTTCCCACGATACTTTGCCTCGCGGTACCTTCTGGCCGGCTGCCTGCTTCCCGGCATGATTGCAAAGTTGTAGTTCTGTctcaaggaaaaaaaaggagcctcCGAGGCGCTTTGTGTAATCTACTCACCAAGTAACTATGTTCGTTTAGTTGTAGTCACAGTGGAGACCAGCGTGGTCTCACTGGGCTGCCACGCTTTGACCCGGTGTTCTTCTGTCTCACAGGCACATGGACTCCTTTCAACCCGGTGACGGTGCGCTCCGTCATATGTAAGTAGCAGCTGCCAAtgaagagtttgtttgtttgtttgtttgttggcctcctcctcttctccatgaCAACCGGATGGATTCATTGGCCTTCGGCCAACTCATTTTTGGCTTCAGTAACTGCTGCTTCAGAGGAAACCTGCAGCCATTACTAACAGAAGGAAGAGCGAGCATCAGCAAGCAGCAGAAGAGTTTGTCTCAAAACACAGCCGCCGATTGCCTCGGACTGCAAATATTAACCCTTAATCAACGAATGGCGTGgcagctttttcttttaaccATGGCGTTTTTAGGCCAGACTGGACATCGACCACGACCACAACTACGTATGCTTTGTGCTCCACTACAGACAGAAATAGTTCCAAACCCTCGCTGTGGTCTCCTCTGTTCTTTGTTCGCTGTGTGGCTCGCAGCATAGTTCCCTTTAattccctctgccccccccaactccccctcacctccccacACGCTGCCTTTGTTGGGAGGTAATTGCATTGAGGAGTGCGGTGTTGTTTGGTTGTGGCGAAGCACTTTTTCCCTCTGTTATTACGTGATCGTATGGGCCAGGAGTCAGTCACACACATAGTTTAAACCAGCTGTGTGCACGTACAGTATGTGAGTAAAccacgtgtccccccccccctcccccctccctcccctcagccATGTTTGACAGGGAAAACAAAGGCGGGGTGAACTTCAGCGAGTTCGGCGGCGTGTGGAAGTACGTCACAGACTGGCAGAACATCTTCAGGAACTACGACAGGGACAACTCCGGCTTCATCGACAAGAACGAGCTCAAACAGGCGCTGACTGGATTCGGTACGCAGCAAAGTATGCTTTTTATTACATTCCGGGACAATGACAGAGGGCCTCATAGCTTTTTCTATGAATGTTCCTTTCTCAGGTGTCACAAGGTtagcttttgtctttttagtaggggtgtgtgtgtgtgtgtgtgtgtgtgtgtgtgtgtgtgtgtgtgtgtgtgtgtgtgtgtgtgtgtgtgtgtgtgtgtgtgtgtgtgtgtgtgtgtgtgtgtgtgtgtgtgtgtgtgtgtgtgtgtgtgtgtgtgtgtgtgtgttggtcagcATGCCAGTTAGTGAATAAATAGTTTTCTATAATTTGTGTCAGATGCTGAAATGTGTCCGGTACGCTGATGGCGTGTtgtctgctggtgtgtgtgcaggctaTCGTCTATCGGATCAGTTCTACAACACGCTGATAGAGAAGTTCGACCGCCAGAGGAAGGGACAGGTGGCCTTCGATGACTTTGTCCAGTGCTGCATTGTACTACAGGTATCAGACTTACACTAGATCCAAAATGAACTGTATTCAACCTGACTCGTCCATTTGTTTCCCCCCTACACATACGTGTGCACGCGCATGCATATATCGGAAGTCCTTTGGTTTACTACTTGCATCACAACAAGCCTACTGTTGAATTTATGAGATTCAAAGGGAAGTTTTAATTATGCATGTTCAAGAAACACATTACAGTCCTCTCTTTTACATTATGAATCCCCCGCTGGAGTTCCACTTGagcctgtgtgtttctgtttgagtGGTTTCACTCACGCGTGCAATCGTAGGCGAAGCTGCCAAGCGTATCTGTAACCTTTGACTAACACAGGCAGCTCTTCAGGTGCACCCGGGTGGTCACGTAACGGCAGCCTTCCGACATATATTTCAATAAACAACCTTAAAATCAGGCACTTACTTTTCAGTGACCCCCTGTGGAGTGTCTGTTAACTGAGGTGCTAAATGCATGAAATGTGATGATGTTAATGTAGAGTCGTGAATGAAAGTGTTGAAACGATACCACATCATATCTGTATAAATAGACGCTTATAGAAGTTACATTTGCTATTTTTTTCCGTCCTTTCCACAGAGGTTGACCGACGTGTTCAGGCGTTACGATACAGACCAGGACGGCTGGATCCAGGTTTCATATGAACAATATCTATCCATGGTCTTCAATATAGTATAACGCACACAGAGCATCACAAAAGAGCACAACTGGACACAACTGTGCCAAAGCTACCGACACCTCCCAGATGTCCGCCTTGGTGGACActacaagattttttttttttttcttaacctAATTTGGGCTGTCTCAAACaaatttatgaaataaaaaaaaaatgaaaatacttgcttcatgtaattaaaaaatcaaaaatcttGTAGTGTTTTGTTTGCTGAACTACGTCTGTGCTGGGGAAGGGAAACTTCTGGACACAacctgtccctctgtctgtcagtctgtctgtaaTTGTCGACAAAACTTTTCAACGTCTTACCTTTTTcattgataaaataaaataaaactcagAGTAAAAATGATGCATTGTAAATATGATTTAAGATGCATTGCATGCTTGTCGGGGAGATTCGGCCCTACGTTGAAGCATGCTTTCCCTTTCTCTCGTCTTTTCCTCAGCCCTAGTTTGCTCAAAGCCATGTTTACAAGAACGGTGAAAGCAGGTGACGTTCTGCTTTGCGATTCACTGACATGCCAGCTTATATGCCATATTTGTACAAACTTATTTTTAACTACAAAATCAAACGTTAGAACATATCATTTTTGTTAGAGGGTAAGCACTTAGTATGGCTTATTCTTTTGTGCATGACGCCTTAACATGTGTAAAAAGAACACGAAAGAGAaatctttgattaaaaaaataaataaataaaatcatgtGTGGAGTTTTGTTTTCTTCGTTTCACAGAAGCACGATGCTTCCTCTCGTTGCGGAAGAAGCCGTTTAAAGTCTCCACCTGCTGCACGGCCGCAGTTTCTACCCGCAGTGCACCAGAACCTTCGGTTCTCCAGTGGTTTCTGTGGGGAAACTTAAAGGTGTTGCACCTGTTCAGACGAGCTGGCGTGCAGCCGAAAGACGACTAAACgctagttaaaaaaacaaaaaaacaacttaatgtGTTGAACTATGACCTAATTCGTGTACGTATTAAGTCTAAAACCAGTGGCAGCAATGGCGTTAAATTGCAATGTTATGTTACTTATTGACATTGAAAACTCGATAAAGGAGAGTTTGTTGTCGGTGTTCCACTCTGCAGCGGGAGATTCGTGTCCATGCGCACAGGTATGTGTGGACGCCTGCAGTGACGTCATTGTGCCGGCGGGGGGCAGCAGAGGCCGCCGTAACGTCAGAGAAGACGTTACGCGCGCATCTCACGCGAAGTCACACTCGGTTGTGACGTCTGTTAGGACTCCTCCAGCCGAGACGTCATCAATGAGATAATTACTTATTTGAATTAGAATTCAAACTGTTTGGGTTAACTTTACTGTCCGCTCGCGACCGGAACGCCTTTCTCAATGAAGTGTCATTTATCACGTGACGGGTGGACCTTTTTCACGACGTGCACGTTGACGGGTCATAACAGAGCAATTACCATTACTGCATACCATTGCTCAACCACAATGGTATGCagccattattatttttatggTCCACCTACAGTCCTCCTTCCTCTGGGGGATCActgcttgttgttgctccgACTCACAGTTAAGTGTAGctgtgaaataaataacaaataaataacataaaataaacacTGCACTGTGTGGTAATGTGTTTGAGGTGAAGCAGTGTAGGAAACGCTGCCTCAACCATCCTCCCTGCGTCACTTCTTTAGCGGTCTCTGCTCCATAGAACAGCCCTCAGGAGCCCAGTAGCTTTGTTTGTTCCAGGCTGCTTTCTCTCGGATGCGGTTGCCTCTGGTCCGAGGTGGACAATCGGAATCCCCCGGGACGACCCTAAACAATGTCAAGCCAGCTACCTGCCACGACCTCAAGCCACAACGCCCGGCACGCTAAACCCCCCCGAGTAGGAGCCAAGGGCCTCGCCTCAACCCGCCCATTTCCATCGTCTCGCCGTCTGTCTCCGTTTGTGTCGTGAAGTCTGTCCCCATAGAAAGATTTACATTCCATCTCCGTCCCTCCTGGTGTGGAGGTTAAACTTAATGTCTCTGGGCCGGCCTCTTTCGAAGTGTTGTGGTCCATATTGGTTTCAGTCTCTGCATCTCTATCATTCTCTGTCATTAGTTGCGGTGCAGACTGTGGTCCCGGAGAGCAGGGGGTCCGTGGTTACCGTGGCGATAAACCGTCCCAAGGTGCGTAATGCGGTGGACCAGGAGACAGCGAGGCGTCTCGCAGTGACCCGGGGCTCAAACGTGGCGTTCCTCATGGGAAAAGTGAGACAATGGTAAGAGATGGAATGGATGAGGCCAACCAGCCGAATTCAGCATCAGTcatttccctcctcttcctctttacgtctgtgcctttaaaaaaataaaaataaaaatggcttTATGCAATTTTATGTTAATATCGTGGAATCCTAAGAGCAGTCCACCCTAAAATAAATCCGAAATGCTAATTTGCATTCGTACATAGAGGGAGACGATTAGCTTAGCACACCCCAACAACACAAGACAATGGTGCAAAAGTCGACAAAATCGACTTCACAGCCTTCAACAGTAATTACATCTGTTTGATCTGCACAAAACCCAAAGTGTGAAACCACTGTGTCATTTATGGGGTACCGCGTTGGGACTTCTCCTTTGCCTTTGTCATTTGGAGTCATTATAGTTTGAGAATCTCAGGTGTTTTAATAATGCTTTAATATTAATCGCCATGGATTGAAACGTGTTTTCAAACCGTAGAGGAAGGACATGTTGACAAATGGCCGTGATGCAGTTGTGGAAAGTCATCAGATTGAGACTCCTTCTTAGTTCTTCTGCTCCTTGGAGTCCTCAGAACTGGCGGAAGCACCGTCGGTGACCTGACCAagtgcacactgcacacacacacacacacacacacacacacacacacacacacacacacacacaggacaaacacacacttgcctGCACAGCGTCAGGCGGCCAAAGCCAGAAACCCGCCGCGGCTCCTATTGCCTGTGAAAATAATCGCGCGCCCAACGAACTCCCTCCCCTCAGTGGAAATAATGTCCACAGCCTGGATCAACCTGTCCGCCTTACAAAGTGCACGGCGGCCCCAGGAGGGACAAGCGCGTACTTTGTCTCGGTACTTCGGAGGTTGGAGCCTCGCGCATGGCGGCTGCCGAGGGCCAACCGGTCTGCGCCCCGAACAGACAACGGTGTGTGCAGAGGAGCAATTAGCCGGCGCTAAACGGGCTGCCAGCGAGCGGCTCCGCTGTTATTCCCGCCGTGCCTGTAATGCGCTTTTAATCGTCCCGCCACACGTTCCTGTCGCCGCTCTGGAGGCCCCGCGGTTTGACCCGGAGCGCCGCCGGAAGCGCGAGGGatccattttgttttaaatcagcgCCGACGCGAACACTCCCAGCTCTCGTTTTTCAGTGTCAAAGTGTTTTTATGTCATTTGTGAAATTGGGCGCAGTGACTGTCTGCAGGTTTATGTATTTAGAGTGTTTGGGAGGTTTGTTGTCAGGTTCGATCTACACGTGCTCAGCTGAAGTCGTCACACAGGAACGGTATCACGCAGTAAACCAAACAACCGACCGGTTTAATGGAGAAACGAATCGGCGAATAAATCCTTGACCCACTTAAGGATGCAGTCAAATCTGAAAGACTGCACAGTAAATTCCTGCTCTCACATGAACGCATGTGTGGTTATGACCTAATTACAGTGTAGAAGTAGCAGGGGACATTTCTGCATTCATTCTATTTACATTCCTGTTATAATGTTGAAACATGAGCACGTTTTCACTGCGGCCTCAAATTCAAACGCACACGTGTACAAATCCCGGGCTTTCCCAGCTGTTTTGGCTCGTGTCCCCTGCACACGGAGCGGTGGCTGTTTGCGGCTCTTCATCGGTGGTTCTGGATGTCCTATTGCACCAGGTTAATAAAAGACATTACAATTAGTTTTCCAacatgaaagcttttttttaaattttccagTGAATGCAGCTTAATTTCACGCAGCACCTCAGGCTCAGTTTTTAATGTGGCCTTTGCTACCCCGCTAATCGTCCCGCCACTCCTCAGCTTTACACTCTGAAGACTGGAGACTTCTTGGTGCACAATGACCCTTCAGCTACGCCTCCCTGTCCGCTGCTCCGTTCAATCCGCCGGGTTCTGGATCCCGCAGTAACGACCGGACCAGCTCCCTCGCGGCTCCtgctcctttcttctccctccgcGGGGGGGACAAAGGTCTCCGGGGATCTCCGTCACGTCGCTGCTCCCGTAAACAGCGTGACGCACCCGTTCCTCTACGACTGCCCCGCGTTGACCCACAGCTGTAATCAAAGCTCCCAGCTGATGGGTGTCGCCGGCCCACTTTTGGTTTGTTGTAATCATTTGCGTTACTGCTGCGTTGCGGGGAGAGGAGGACTTTACGAGCCTCTGCCTGAGCCTGTGACATAGTGTTTGTAGGCCTCTTGGGCGATGTTGTAATTACCACATGAATCCAACGGAAGGGGCTGTGGTCGGAGTATGTTAGTGTTCCGTTAATGAGGagattgtgcgtgcgtgtgcgtgttgagCACATGGGAagagaggcctttgtgtgcCAGCGAAGCCCGAAGCAAAGCTGCTGTCCAAATTGCAGCCCTCGGACTCCGGCTCCaacttgttgttttattttttttcatcctcatcATTTTCCCTTCCTCTCCGACTTTCCAGCTGCCATACTTTGTAATTTTGTGGTCTCCGTGCAGGAGGGAATTTGTGCGCTGGTTATGATCTGAGCCAGCCGGCCAATCGCACAGCCTCCCTCAAATTGGAGCAAGATGCCACCAAGGGTCCCGGTCCGATTGGTGAGCTACTGACGGGGTACGTCTGCATTTCCTTATGATCTTAATTGAGGGCTAAAGGTTTCcgcaaaaatgtaaaaccatgagACGTGGTTAGTAGTGATTTTGGATACTTCTGAGCGTTTTTTGAATGGTATTGAGTCAGAGAAATGCCTCAGTGTTGTCGCCTCCGGCC is part of the Gasterosteus aculeatus chromosome 21, fGasAcu3.hap1.1, whole genome shotgun sequence genome and encodes:
- the pdcd6 gene encoding programmed cell death protein 6 isoform X2 gives rise to the protein MAYHSPYRGAPQNNATPDQSFLWNIFQRVDKDRSGVISDTELQQALSNGTWTPFNPVTVRSVISMFDRENKGGVNFSEFGGVWKYVTDWQNIFRNYDRDNSGFIDKNELKQALTGFGYRLSDQFYNTLIEKFDRQRKGQVAFDDFVQCCIVLQRLTDVFRRYDTDQDGWIQVSYEQYLSMVFNIV
- the pdcd6 gene encoding programmed cell death protein 6 isoform X1 — translated: MAYHSPYRGAPQNNATPDQSFLWNIFQRVDKDRSGVISDTELQQALSNGTWTPFNPVTVRSVISMFDRENKGGVNFSEFGGVWKYVTDWQNIFRNYDRDNSGFIDKNELKQALTGFGTQQSYRLSDQFYNTLIEKFDRQRKGQVAFDDFVQCCIVLQRLTDVFRRYDTDQDGWIQVSYEQYLSMVFNIV